A section of the Alkalicoccobacillus plakortidis genome encodes:
- a CDS encoding SidA/IucD/PvdA family monooxygenase — protein MFQASIKKSLTDDFVHSSHYIQNAQELKESGSITIVGSGQSAAEIFYDLLADQDRFGYELSLFTRSAGFFQMEEGKLGLEMFSPEYVEYFHELEYSKRKEALPLLGSIRNGIQVKTLKNIYDLLYHRSIGNKHSPAHIQAMSELDQVKQIDAKTYELNFNQWQDESNFSHKSEKIILATGYQPKLPNWFEQFKDEIVWESEKEFGVELDGRLQFKQPRDAQIFALSDVVHAHGTGATNLALAVQRNQRIINYVTGKETYPISRGNTFQHFK, from the coding sequence TTGTTCCAAGCATCCATTAAGAAATCGTTAACGGATGATTTTGTGCACTCCAGTCATTACATACAAAATGCCCAAGAGTTAAAAGAATCCGGCTCAATTACAATTGTAGGATCAGGTCAAAGTGCTGCAGAAATTTTTTATGATCTACTTGCAGATCAGGATAGATTCGGCTATGAATTGAGCTTGTTTACACGTTCAGCAGGTTTCTTTCAGATGGAAGAGGGTAAATTAGGGTTAGAGATGTTCTCACCTGAATATGTTGAGTATTTTCATGAGCTAGAGTATTCAAAAAGAAAAGAAGCTTTACCATTGCTAGGCAGTATTCGTAATGGAATTCAAGTGAAAACATTAAAAAATATCTATGATTTGCTGTATCATCGTTCAATCGGGAACAAACATTCACCGGCACATATTCAAGCGATGTCTGAGCTGGATCAAGTGAAACAGATCGATGCAAAAACCTATGAACTAAATTTTAATCAATGGCAAGATGAGTCTAATTTCTCACATAAGTCTGAGAAAATCATTTTAGCTACGGGGTATCAGCCAAAGTTGCCTAATTGGTTTGAACAATTTAAGGATGAAATTGTCTGGGAAAGTGAGAAGGAATTTGGGGTAGAACTTGATGGTCGTCTGCAATTTAAACAACCTAGAGATGCTCAGATTTTTGCTTTGTCAGATGTTGTCCATGCTCATGGGACAGGTGCTACAAATCTTGCACTAGCCGTACAAAGAAATCAGCGAATCATAAATTACGTAACAGGTAAAGAAACCTACCCGATTAGTAGAGGGAACACGTTTCAACACTTTAAATGA
- a CDS encoding SidA/IucD/PvdA family monooxygenase, which produces MAALLEEGTDLSCVFYEQHTSLQWHPGMLLDMTDLQVPFLADLVTFANPKSAFTFLNYLHEQERLYAFYFFNRFDIPRKEYNAYLQWVAQKLSNCQFGTRIDDVEYDSNKQHYIVTCIDTQTEAVHYVTSNQIVLGTGSTPLVPSIH; this is translated from the coding sequence TTGGCTGCTCTGCTTGAAGAAGGTACTGACCTGTCATGTGTATTTTATGAACAGCATACCAGTTTGCAATGGCACCCTGGTATGCTGTTAGATATGACTGATTTACAGGTACCTTTTTTGGCAGACCTAGTGACATTCGCTAATCCTAAGAGCGCGTTTACGTTTTTGAATTATCTGCACGAACAAGAAAGATTGTATGCTTTTTACTTTTTTAACCGTTTTGATATACCAAGAAAAGAATACAATGCGTATCTGCAGTGGGTTGCACAAAAGCTTTCTAATTGTCAGTTTGGAACTCGGATAGATGACGTAGAGTATGACTCAAACAAACAGCACTATATCGTTACATGTATAGATACACAAACGGAAGCTGTACACTATGTAACTAGTAATCAAATAGTACTCGGAACAGGAAGCACTCCACTTGTTCCAAGCATCCATTAA